DNA sequence from the Acidimicrobiia bacterium genome:
CCGGCCATGGGGACTAGAAGCCGACCCAATCCACCAACTCATCATCGAGGAAGAGCTCAAGCGCGCAGGGGTTCGCAAACCGACTAATCCGATAGGCATAGGATGGGCAGGACCCACGATACTGCACGCCGGAACCGAAGAGCAGAAACAGCGCTATTTGTTCCGAATCCTCTCGGGCGAAGACATATGGTGCCAGTTGTTTTCGGAGCCAGGAGCCGGCTCCGATCTTGCCTCCCTCCAAACAAAGGCCGTCGCCGACGGAGATGTCTTCATAGTCAACGGGCAAAAGATCTGGACCTCGCTGGCTCACATAGCGCGCTATGGAATTCTTCTTGCGCGCACAGATCCTACGGCACCCAAACGTGACGGAATTACATACTTCATCTGCCCGATGGATGCCGCAGGCATAACCATACGACCCATCGTGGAAATGACCGGTTCTCACACTTTCAACGAGGTGTTCTTTGACGATGTCCGCATACCAGCCGAAAACGTCGTGGGGGAGGTGAATAAAGGATGGTCCCTCGCCAAAGTCACTCTCGCCAACGAGAGAGTTTCTCTATCGGAGGAAGGAGCGATCTGGGGGGCGGGTCCTACGGCCCTAGATCTCATAGACCTAGTAAGGACAAGCGGCGGGGTGCGCGACGCTTGTCTTCGTCAGAGGCTTTCTAGGCTTTATACAGAGCACGAGATTCTACGTCTGTTGCGATTGAGGCAAATTACCTCTGCGATCAAAGGTTCAAATCCGGGTCCTTGGTCGTCTATAAGAAAACTTCTCGCAGACGAGCATGGCCAGCATGTGATGGAACTGGCAAAAGACCTGGCCGGAACTGGCGGCACCCTAGCGACAAAAGGACCTCTCGGCACCGGAGCAGGGATATGGCACTACGGCTTCTTATTCTCGCCCGCTCTAACCATTGGCGGTGGGACCTGGGCGATTCAGCGCAACATAATCGGCGAGAAAATTCTGGGGCTACCAAAGGATCCAGCCGTCAACTAAAGCGATCCACCAAGTCGAGACGGCCCTAAGCTGACGAGCTGAGAGCGCCGCGATCTAGTTCAACGGCCCATCTGCAGATGCTGTGGCCCCAGCTAAGAGCTCAGGCCTCCACAGTTTCCAGCTCAATCTCGGCAGCCTCGGATCCCTCTCCCAAGAACGCCTCTTCGTCGCTGAGTTGGAGAGCTTTCTCCATAACTTGGATTCGTCGCTCTACCTGATCGTAGCCGTTCTTTATAAAGCTGGAGATGAACTCTATCTCCCCGATGTCCACATTGAACGCATCCGCAAACGGCTGGGCCTTGTCGGTGAGGAATCGTCCTGACTCGTCAAAGAGAGAACTTACAGCCTCTTTAGGAAATCGGAACTGCCCGAAAAACTGGTCGGCCAGCTCGTACATGCGGGCCTTGCCAAACTCCATGAGCTCAGGGCTTTCTTGGAGGATTCTTCTGCATAGGTAGGTCCCATAAGTTATATGGCGTCCTTCGTCTCTCCGCACGAGTGAGAGGCCATGCTGTAATCCCGGCAGTACTTTCCACCTCTTGAAGAGCTCACCCCACAGCTTGTATCCAGAGATCGCAAGACAGCCCTCGATGAACTGGTTGTACGTAACCCCGCAGTCCAAGAAAGCCTTCGGTGACCTGTCGACGAGCACCCTACGCATAACTCTTGGAAGCTCGCTCTCGAACAACCCTGCGGTCGGATCCCGCTCCACCCCCATCTCTTTTCTGCGCTGCTGGCCTTCCTCGTAAAGGCGCTGAGGATCTTCTCCTACAGCGTCGAACCATCGTCTGAAAAAGTCCACATGCTTCGCCTCTTCCATAGCAAAGGTGGTGAGGTAAATAGCTTCCTCTACCCGTCCCTCGTCTGCAACGCCAACGATCAGCGGCACGATGTCAAGCGTTACAGATTCCTCGCCAACCATGAAGCCCCTTGCAAAAAACGCAATCGTGCGCCGTTGGGTCTCATCCATGGCCTCATAGTCTTCTCGGTCTTTGGAAAAATCGATCCTGGCCGGATCCCAAAACAGCTGCTTGGCCTTTTGGTACAGGCGCCATGGGACAATGTCGTATCGAAGTCCCCTGGAAGACTTCCACTCCGCTTCGTGGCGAACGATATCAAGAATCTCGGATCCGGTGGTGTCAGTAGCCATGAGCCTCTCCTAACTGGACTCGATACGCCCTACGTTCTTCATCCTACTCTATTAGACTACTTCACGTCCGCATGTCCGCATCCCCAAATCTCCACTTGGAAACCTGAGCGCGATATTCGAAAAGTGCACGGGAAACTAATGTACCCAGTTGGCCTGTGAAAGCTAGTAATGGCATCCTAGATGTGGCCGGTAAGGTAAACCATAAATCATCGCGAATAACGGTTCCTCGTTTCCGATTAAAATGCCTTTCCGACTTATTATCTGACGGAACATCTATGTCTTCAAACCGATGTCGATGAAACCACCGAATCCTGGAATTTCCCTCGGTCATATCAAAAAATTCCTTGGGCTCGGAAATGCAAAAAATCTTTCCGCTGTACCTCTTAGAAATAGGCCCTGCCTTTACTTCATAGAGCACAACACTTCCATTCTTCGCTTTTAGAGGGGCTTCTAATATCCTAAAGCCAATACGAGGAGGAATAAGTGCCGCTAGGTTTCCTGGCACAGAATAAAATCGAAACACCTCATCTTTTTCGGCTGCCACCTTGAAGGACGATTGAATCAGAACTCCTGGTCGCCCTCGGATTGGAGACATGAATTGTAAGGAACAATCTCCTTCAAACACCTCTTCTGGTAATACTTTTTTAGAAGTCAGCATTTTGATAGGCTTGAACAAATCTGCAAGTGCAACTTTTAACTCCGGAAAAGCAAAGTCAAACCCACCTTCCGCTAACTTCGATGGAATAACGCGCTGACCTTCTAATAGCGAAAGTGATCCCTCACCTAAAGCCAGCCTCAATGCTTCAGCAGGGATCGATAATCGTACCTTTGTGCCT
Encoded proteins:
- a CDS encoding acyl-CoA dehydrogenase is translated as MDLELPPDDDPRRVEIRKWLAEHPSPSGRELAEAGYVAPHWPRPWGLEADPIHQLIIEEELKRAGVRKPTNPIGIGWAGPTILHAGTEEQKQRYLFRILSGEDIWCQLFSEPGAGSDLASLQTKAVADGDVFIVNGQKIWTSLAHIARYGILLARTDPTAPKRDGITYFICPMDAAGITIRPIVEMTGSHTFNEVFFDDVRIPAENVVGEVNKGWSLAKVTLANERVSLSEEGAIWGAGPTALDLIDLVRTSGGVRDACLRQRLSRLYTEHEILRLLRLRQITSAIKGSNPGPWSSIRKLLADEHGQHVMELAKDLAGTGGTLATKGPLGTGAGIWHYGFLFSPALTIGGGTWAIQRNIIGEKILGLPKDPAVN
- a CDS encoding R2-like ligand-binding oxidase, producing MATDTTGSEILDIVRHEAEWKSSRGLRYDIVPWRLYQKAKQLFWDPARIDFSKDREDYEAMDETQRRTIAFFARGFMVGEESVTLDIVPLIVGVADEGRVEEAIYLTTFAMEEAKHVDFFRRWFDAVGEDPQRLYEEGQQRRKEMGVERDPTAGLFESELPRVMRRVLVDRSPKAFLDCGVTYNQFIEGCLAISGYKLWGELFKRWKVLPGLQHGLSLVRRDEGRHITYGTYLCRRILQESPELMEFGKARMYELADQFFGQFRFPKEAVSSLFDESGRFLTDKAQPFADAFNVDIGEIEFISSFIKNGYDQVERRIQVMEKALQLSDEEAFLGEGSEAAEIELETVEA
- a CDS encoding TIGR01777 family protein, whose protein sequence is MRIAVLGATGFIGKAISLFLRSRGHAVLACVRSEEKGRRVLGFDCELFVDPSGVPDEDALSRCDAVVNVAGSPLVGRRWSERRIRDAENSRILLTERLVKTLAGASLRPRVLVSASAVGYYGAGSISNPPFEESDPPGSGFLSDLCVRWENAAQRADSLGMRVVIPRLGVVLGRFGGVLEVLEPLFRSGMGASIASGEQPFSWIHTTDVCRAVANFVEEDTFEGPVNLVAPTETTYKEFVQSLALELGTKVRLSIPAEALRLALGEGSLSLLEGQRVIPSKLAEGGFDFAFPELKVALADLFKPIKMLTSKKVLPEEVFEGDCSLQFMSPIRGRPGVLIQSSFKVAAEKDEVFRFYSVPGNLAALIPPRIGFRILEAPLKAKNGSVVLYEVKAGPISKRYSGKIFCISEPKEFFDMTEGNSRIRWFHRHRFEDIDVPSDNKSERHFNRKRGTVIRDDLWFTLPATSRMPLLAFTGQLGTLVSRALFEYRAQVSKWRFGDADMRT